In Brassica rapa cultivar Chiifu-401-42 chromosome A06, CAAS_Brap_v3.01, whole genome shotgun sequence, a single window of DNA contains:
- the LOC103873421 gene encoding probable arabinosyltransferase ARAD1 isoform X1, which yields MAMPEKNGSTIGYVARNLLLCLFVFTTVLFALSCYFVLRSTAHNRFLGSTFQSKSFVRDPGAKKDDCRCVEDEKRTGPLKVFMYDMDPEFHFGLLNWKPERKSVWPDVHKFIPPYPGGLNLQHSIEYWLTLDLLASEYPNGARPIAAKRVYNSTDADVIFVPFFSSLSYNRFSKVNPHQKTSRNKDLQGKLVAFLTAQEEWKRSGGRDHVVLAHHPNSMLDARNKLFPAMFILSDFGRYPPTVANVEKDVIAPYKHVIKTYENDSSGFDSRPILLYFQGAIYRKDGGFVRQELFYLLQDEKDVHFSFGSVRNGGINKASQGMHNSKFCLNIAGDTPSSNRLFDAIASHCVPVIISDDIELPFEDVIDYSEFSVFVRTSDALKDNFLVNLIRGITKEEWTRMWNRLKEVEKFYEFHFPSRVDDAVQMIWQAIARKVPGVKMRIHKSRRYSAGSVSDAGKESRWSSLIPRSFW from the exons ATGGCAATGCCGGAGAAGAACGGTTCCACGATCGGGTACGTAGCCCGAAACTTGCTTCTTTGCCTATTCGTCTTCACAACGGTCCTCTTCGCTCTCTCTTGCTACTTTGTGTTGCGCTCCACCGCTCACAACCGCTTCCTTGGCTCCACATTCCAATCCAAATCATTCGTTCGCGATCCCGGCGCGAAGAAAGATGATTGCAGATGCGTTGAAGATGAGAAGAGAACAGGTCCTCTCAAGGTCTTCATGTACGACATGGATCCGGAGTTTCATTTCGGATTGCTAAATTGGAAGCCTGAGAGAAAGAGTGTATGGCCCGATGTTCACAAGTTCATACCTCCTTACCCTGGTGGCTTGAATTTGCAGCACAGCATTGAGTATTGGCTCACCTTGGATCTTCTTGCGTCCGAGTATCCAAACGGTGCTAGACCCATTGCTGCCAAAAGAGTTTATAACTCTACCGACGCTGATGTTATCTTTGTTCCCTTTTTCTCCTCCTTGAGTTACAATCGGTTTTCCAAGGTGAATCCTCACCAGAAAACAAGCAGAAACAAGGATTTGCAAGGAAAGCTTGTTGCTTTCTTGACTGCTCAGGAGGAGTGGAAGAGGTCAGGTGGTAGAGACCATGTGGTCCTTGCTCATCATCCCAATAGCATGTTGGATGCTAGAAACAAGCTCTTCCCTGCCATGTTTATACTCTCTGACTTCGGAAGGTACCCTCCTACTGTTGCAAACGTTGAGAAAGATGTCATTGCGCCTTATAAGCATGTCATCAAAACGTACGAAAACGATTCCTCTGGTTTCGATAGCAGACCCATTCTGCTTTACTTTCAGGGTGCCATCTACAGGAAAGAT GGTGGGTTTGTGCGTCAGGAGTTGTTCTACCTGTTGCAAGATGAGAAAGACGTGCATTTCTCGTTTGGGAGCGTGAGAAACGGAGGCATAAACAAAGCAAGCCAAGGAATGCACAACTCCAAGTTCTGCCTCAACATTGCCGGAGACACTCCTTCATCTAACCGTCTCTTTGACGCCATTGCAAGCCACTGCGTGCCTGTCATTATCAGTGACGACATTGAGCTTCCTTTCGAGGACGTTATTGATTACTCTGAGTTCTCCGTGTTTGTCCGCACCTCTGATGCCTTGAAAGACAACTTTCTGGTTAACTTGATTCGGGGAATCACCAAGGAGGAGTGGACAAGGATGTGGAATAGATTGAAGGAAGTGGAGAAGTTCTATGAGTTCCATTTCCCGTCAAGGGTTGATGATGCAGTCCAAATGATATGGCAAGCGATTGCACGCAAAGTTCCTGGCGTTAAAATGAGGATTCATAAGTCTCGGAGGTACTCTGCTGGATCTGTTTCTGATGCAGGGAAAGAGTCAAGATGGTCGTCTTTGATACCTCGGAGTTTCTGGTGA
- the LOC103873422 gene encoding putative L-type lectin-domain containing receptor kinase I.1, which translates to MAQRLHLLLSIILFVNLIRFSNQQDLSFVYNGFNQGQGDLLLDGLAKIQLPGGLLQLTDATAQQKGHAFFNRPFDFGSASSSQSLSFWTHFVCALVPKPGADGGHGVAFVLSSSKDLTQADPTQYLGLFNISTNGSPSSQILAIELDTVESAEFDDIDKNHVGIDANNLHSVVSAPASYYSDREGTNKSLTLLSGDPIQVWIDYEDTLLNVTLAPLRNEKPSKPLLSRNINLTSVFPDGKAFVGFSAATGSLISYQYILGWSFSTSRVSLQSLDFSKLPTVPRPKIPKKTSSLLIILLVILGLLVMAVLVGVCVYRRKKYAEVKEPWEKPYGPLRYTYKSLYKATGGFRRDGRLGKGGFGEVFKGTMPLVGDIAVKRLSHDAEQGMKQFVAEVVTMGCLQHKNLVPLLGYCRRKGELLLVSKYMEGGSVDQYLFQDDKPPLSWSQRLAILRDIASALCYLHTGASQVVLHRDIKASNVMLNGNLQAFLGDFGMARFDDRGANLLATAAVGTIGYMALELTSSGTSTRTDVYAFGAFMLEVTCGRRPFDPEMPVEKRHLVKWVVECWKRGSLVDAIDRKLGGKFIPGEVEMVLKLGLLCTSIVPDSRPSMEQVVQYINRHQMLPDLSPDTPGIGVSTPVLMGVPFLAISSTSGISSASPPSVSSSPANNSMFISHTIMYGDGR; encoded by the coding sequence ATGGCTCAAAGATtgcatcttcttctctctataATCTTGTTTGTTAATTTGATTCGCTTTTCAAATCAACAAGACTTAAGTTTCGTCTACAACGGCTTTAACCAAGGCCAAGGCGATCTTCTCCTTGACGGTCTTGCAAAAATCCAACTCCCAGGTGGACTTTTGCAGCTAACCGATGCCACGGCTCAGCAAAAGGGTCACGCTTTCTTCAACCGTCCGTTCGATTTTGGTTCAGCTTCTTCATCACAGTCTCTATCTTTCTGGACTCATTTCGTTTGCGCTTTAGTCCCTAAACCAGGAGCTGACGGTGGTCACGGGGTTGCCTTTGTTCTATCCTCTTCAAAGGATCTCACACAAGCAGACCCAACTCAATACTTAGGACTCTTCAACATCTCAACTAATGGGTCTCCTTCTTCTCAGATTCTAGCCATCGAGCTGGATACCGTCGAAAGCGCAGAGTTTGACGACATCGACAAAAACCATGTCGGTATAGACGCAAACAATCTCCACTCTGTTGTGTCTGCTCCAGCTTCTTATTATTCCGACAGAGAAGGAACGAACAAAAGCTTGACACTCTTGAGTGGAGATCCTATCCAGGTGTGGATTGACTACGAAGATACTCTACTCAATGTTACATTAGCTCCTCTAAGAAACGAGAAGCCAAGTAAGCCTCTTTTGTCAAGAAACATCAATCTCACATCAGTTTTCCCGGATGGAAAAGCATTTGTCGGGTTCTCTGCAGCAACTGGGTCACTGATCAGTTACCAGTACATCTTAGGATGGAGTTTCAGCACAAGCAGAGTTTCATTACAGAGCCTTGACTTCTCTAAACTTCCCACGGTCCCTCGTCCTAAGATACCGAAGAAAACATCTTCTCTGCTTATTATTCTACTGGTTATACTCGGCCTCCTAGTAATGGCTGTTCTTGTAGGAGTTTGTGTGTACAGGAGAAAGAAGTATGCAGAAGTCAAAGAGCCATGGGAAAAGCCATACGGTCCACTTCGCTATACCTACAAGTCTTTATATAAAGCAACAGGAGGGTTTAGAAGAGATGGCCGTCTTGGAAAAGGAGGTTTTGGAGAAGTCTTTAAAGGAACTATGCCTCTTGTAGGAGATATAGCGGTTAAGAGACTATCACACGATGCTGAGCAAGGGATGAAACAGTTCGTTGCTGAAGTTGTGACGATGGGTTGTTTACAGCACAAGAACTTGGTTCCTCTTCTAGGGTATTGCAGGCGAAAAGGCGAGTTGTTGCTGGTCTCCAAGTACATGGAAGGAGGTAGCGTTGATCAATATTTGTTTCAAGATGATAAACCACCTCTTTCGTGGTCTCAAAGACTTGCGATTTTGAGAGATATTGCATCTGCGCTATGTTACTTGCATACGGGAGCTAGTCAAGTTGTTTTGCACCGAGATATCAAAGCTTCTAATGTCATGTTAAATGGAAACTTACAAGCGTTTTTAGGAGATTTTGGGATGGCTAGGTTTGATGACCGTGGCGCTAACCTCTTAGCAACGGCAGCTGTTGGAACCATAGGTTACATGGCCCTCGAGCTAACATCATCAGGAACTTCAACTAGAACCGATGTGTATGCATTTGGTGCATTCATGCTTGAAGTAACGTGTGGGAGGAGACCATTTGATCCCGAGATGCCGGTTGAGAAGAGACATTTGGTCAAATGGGTTGTTGAATGCTGGAAAAGGGGCTCTTTGGTTGATGCTATAGATAGAAAATTGGGAGGTAAATTCATACCTGGGGAGGTCGAAATGGTTCTGAAACTCGGCTTGCTCTGTACAAGTATTGTACCTGATTCACGACCATCAATGGAACAAGTGGTGCAATACATAAACAGACACCAAATGTTGCCTGATTTATCTCCAGATACTCCCGGAATTGGAGTTTCCACGCCAGTGTTAATGGGAGTACCTTTCCTGGCAATTTCTTCCACTTCAGGGATCTCATCAGCATCACCACCATCGGTTTCTTCTTCCCCTGCCAACAACTCAATGTTCATTTCTCACACAATCATGTATGGTGATGGAAGATGA
- the LOC103873421 gene encoding probable arabinosyltransferase ARAD1 isoform X2, which translates to MAMPEKNGSTIGYVARNLLLCLFVFTTVLFALSCYFVLRSTAHNRFLGSTFQSKSFVRDPGAKKDDCRCVEDEKRTGPLKVFMYDMDPEFHFGLLNWKPERKSVWPDVHKFIPPYPGGLNLQHSIEYWLTLDLLASEYPNGARPIAAKRVYNSTDADVIFVPFFSSLSYNRFSKVNPHQKTSRNKDLQGKLVAFLTAQEEWKRSGGRDHVVLAHHPNSMLDARNKLFPAMFILSDFGRYPPTVANVEKDVIAPYKHVIKTYENDSSGFDSRPILLYFQGAIYRKDELFYLLQDEKDVHFSFGSVRNGGINKASQGMHNSKFCLNIAGDTPSSNRLFDAIASHCVPVIISDDIELPFEDVIDYSEFSVFVRTSDALKDNFLVNLIRGITKEEWTRMWNRLKEVEKFYEFHFPSRVDDAVQMIWQAIARKVPGVKMRIHKSRRYSAGSVSDAGKESRWSSLIPRSFW; encoded by the exons ATGGCAATGCCGGAGAAGAACGGTTCCACGATCGGGTACGTAGCCCGAAACTTGCTTCTTTGCCTATTCGTCTTCACAACGGTCCTCTTCGCTCTCTCTTGCTACTTTGTGTTGCGCTCCACCGCTCACAACCGCTTCCTTGGCTCCACATTCCAATCCAAATCATTCGTTCGCGATCCCGGCGCGAAGAAAGATGATTGCAGATGCGTTGAAGATGAGAAGAGAACAGGTCCTCTCAAGGTCTTCATGTACGACATGGATCCGGAGTTTCATTTCGGATTGCTAAATTGGAAGCCTGAGAGAAAGAGTGTATGGCCCGATGTTCACAAGTTCATACCTCCTTACCCTGGTGGCTTGAATTTGCAGCACAGCATTGAGTATTGGCTCACCTTGGATCTTCTTGCGTCCGAGTATCCAAACGGTGCTAGACCCATTGCTGCCAAAAGAGTTTATAACTCTACCGACGCTGATGTTATCTTTGTTCCCTTTTTCTCCTCCTTGAGTTACAATCGGTTTTCCAAGGTGAATCCTCACCAGAAAACAAGCAGAAACAAGGATTTGCAAGGAAAGCTTGTTGCTTTCTTGACTGCTCAGGAGGAGTGGAAGAGGTCAGGTGGTAGAGACCATGTGGTCCTTGCTCATCATCCCAATAGCATGTTGGATGCTAGAAACAAGCTCTTCCCTGCCATGTTTATACTCTCTGACTTCGGAAGGTACCCTCCTACTGTTGCAAACGTTGAGAAAGATGTCATTGCGCCTTATAAGCATGTCATCAAAACGTACGAAAACGATTCCTCTGGTTTCGATAGCAGACCCATTCTGCTTTACTTTCAGGGTGCCATCTACAGGAAAGAT GAGTTGTTCTACCTGTTGCAAGATGAGAAAGACGTGCATTTCTCGTTTGGGAGCGTGAGAAACGGAGGCATAAACAAAGCAAGCCAAGGAATGCACAACTCCAAGTTCTGCCTCAACATTGCCGGAGACACTCCTTCATCTAACCGTCTCTTTGACGCCATTGCAAGCCACTGCGTGCCTGTCATTATCAGTGACGACATTGAGCTTCCTTTCGAGGACGTTATTGATTACTCTGAGTTCTCCGTGTTTGTCCGCACCTCTGATGCCTTGAAAGACAACTTTCTGGTTAACTTGATTCGGGGAATCACCAAGGAGGAGTGGACAAGGATGTGGAATAGATTGAAGGAAGTGGAGAAGTTCTATGAGTTCCATTTCCCGTCAAGGGTTGATGATGCAGTCCAAATGATATGGCAAGCGATTGCACGCAAAGTTCCTGGCGTTAAAATGAGGATTCATAAGTCTCGGAGGTACTCTGCTGGATCTGTTTCTGATGCAGGGAAAGAGTCAAGATGGTCGTCTTTGATACCTCGGAGTTTCTGGTGA